One window from the genome of Cyprinus carpio isolate SPL01 chromosome B1, ASM1834038v1, whole genome shotgun sequence encodes:
- the LOC109056797 gene encoding uncharacterized protein LOC109056797 → MSTTTILQIGDTSIKMKQKECIEDCQDSSVNYGALKQTFSCCGTLLCNYRDAPDPRTNALNGRSCYSCDGQSCSNTVSCSGTEDRCITATVTNRGPPMLVKGCASKYICGALKCSFIRDVSCCEGDLCNGNKRVTQAVTQGFLNNADESFNQSVTQSLLQSFMSPGAKTVTKRLTHNDAKSVPDSIVYNHAKRVRQKVTYNDDKSVNQRVVYNDGKSVKQSFLFLCCSLLSYFLWL, encoded by the exons ATGAGTACAACAACCATATTACAAATCG GTGACACATCTATAAAAATGAAGCAAAAGGAATGCATTGAAGACTGTCAAGACAGTTCGGTGAACTATGGAGCATTAAAACAGACTTTTTCCTGCTGCGGGACTCTTCTTTGTAACTACAGAGACGCTCCAG ATCCCAGGACTAACGCTCTCAATGGAAGGAGCTGCTACTCCTGCGATGGACAGAGCTGCTCAAACACCGTCAGCTGTTCAGGGACTGAAGACCGCTGCATTACAGCAACTG tgACTAACAGAGGACCGCCAATGCTTGTAAAAGGCTGTGCCTCTAAATATATTTGTGGGGCcctaaaatgttcttttattcGGGACGTCTCATGTTGTGAGGGGGACCTATGTAACGGTAATAAGAGGGTCACCCAGGCGGTCACCCAGGGCTTCTTAAATAACGCTGATGAAAGTTTCAACCAAAGCGTCACCCAGAGCCTCCTCCAGAGCTTCATGTCTCCGGGAGCGAAGACTGTCACCAAGAGACTCACGCATAATGATGCTAAGAGTGTCCCCGACAGCATTGTGTATAACCACGCTAAAAGAGTCAGGCAGAAAGTCACGTATAATGATGATAAAAGTGTCAACCAGAGAGTCGTGTATAACGATGGTAAGAGCGTCAAGCAGAGCTTCCTGTTCCTCTGCTGTTCTCTGCTCTCCTACTTCCTGTGGCTCTGA
- the LOC122135791 gene encoding RNA exonuclease 5-like, which produces MHLEGAQLALEHLNGLQINGCIIKARRPVHELCLDLDERLSERQNDPVNARLIYVSNLSSKPHRHEDQLQTFRQFGAIQCVTSAAEHAGKRGRHAFIRFECADSAQAAVGVDLQIGNRKLSVCHALTPPHNTTYTPPYNTKNHTKHITGGGVE; this is translated from the exons ATGCATCTTGAAGGAGCTCAGCTCGCTCTTGAACATCTGAATGGACTCCAGATCAACGGCTGCATCATCAAg GCGCGGCGTCCCGTACACGAGCTGTGTCTGGACCTGGACGAGCGTCTCTCTGAGCGTCAGAACGATCCTGTGAACGCTCGCCTCATCTACGTGAGTAATCTGTCCTCCAAACCGCATCGCCATGAAGACCAGCTCCAGACCTTCAGACAGTTCGGTGCTATTCAGTGCGTCACGAGCGccgcagagcatgctgggaagcGCGGCAGACACGCCTTCATCA GGTTCGAGTGCGCTGACAGTGCTCAGGCCGCGGTGGGCGTCGACCTCCAGATCGGAAACAGGAAGCTCTCAGTGTGTCACGCTCTGACTCCGCCACACAACACCACATACACACCCCCCTACAAcacaaaaaaccacacaaaacacataacaGGGGGAGGAGTGGAGTGA